The Oscillospiraceae bacterium genome has a segment encoding these proteins:
- a CDS encoding alpha-galactosidase codes for MIFGIILLAIVAILLVWFVAWFIITRVNGNCPLCAMEKIARPSKLTIDTTDAPNYGGATVPPMGWSSWNTFRQNINQDLILEVAEAMEASGLAEAGYNYINLDDCWHSSVRDEMGRLQGDLGTFSMGIPALIKQLNSRGFKVGLYSSNGTLTCEDLPASLGHERLDAKTLASWGCEFFKYDFCHHHVLKGDVPIIENLQLNLPGTTEPALILLPGEAEFTGKGRVVKCSDLPSGQGIGMIGYGSGTAGFRFSVEAGGTYALTLAYNKSLCLHQRYLRIRVNNGKEHELLFPTTKGASPTGRIQLTVELQSGENHLLLYNPVVTRADSSYLQYARMGRELQEATKEWAVITGEEERPIIYSICEWGFAYPYKWGAKAGNMWRTTPDIMPKWLSIKTIYEHNVRLYDHAGPGAWNDPDMLEVGNGKLTENENRAHFSLWCMMAAPLILGNDVRKFVDGNNEQVRENPTLKIVTNKNLINIDQDPLCKPCKRIRRQAGLDILARPLQNGDVALCLFNKGTSRRTVTYDINALADDAYLNFRKTPGKYEVHELWSDEWFNDNTINATVPHHGVKVYRIHNS; via the coding sequence ATGATTTTTGGTATCATTTTGCTGGCTATCGTAGCCATTTTACTGGTGTGGTTCGTAGCCTGGTTTATCATCACCCGCGTCAACGGCAACTGCCCGCTGTGCGCCATGGAAAAGATTGCACGCCCCTCTAAGCTGACCATAGACACCACGGACGCACCGAATTACGGCGGCGCTACCGTGCCCCCTATGGGCTGGTCCAGCTGGAACACCTTTCGCCAAAACATCAATCAGGATCTGATTCTGGAGGTGGCAGAGGCCATGGAGGCCAGCGGTCTGGCGGAAGCGGGCTACAACTATATCAACCTGGACGACTGCTGGCACAGCTCCGTGCGGGACGAAATGGGTCGCCTGCAAGGGGATCTGGGCACCTTCTCTATGGGGATCCCGGCGCTGATCAAGCAACTGAACAGCCGGGGCTTTAAGGTGGGTCTGTACTCCTCTAACGGGACCCTCACCTGCGAGGATCTACCTGCCAGTTTGGGTCACGAACGGCTGGATGCCAAAACCTTGGCCAGCTGGGGCTGCGAATTCTTCAAGTATGACTTTTGTCATCACCATGTATTAAAGGGTGATGTGCCCATTATTGAAAACCTGCAACTGAACCTGCCGGGTACCACAGAACCGGCACTGATCCTGCTGCCCGGCGAAGCAGAATTTACCGGCAAAGGCCGGGTAGTCAAGTGCAGCGATCTGCCCTCCGGTCAAGGCATCGGTATGATCGGTTACGGCTCCGGCACCGCCGGATTCCGCTTTAGCGTAGAAGCAGGCGGCACCTATGCCCTGACCCTGGCCTATAACAAATCTCTGTGCCTCCACCAGCGCTACCTGCGCATTCGAGTCAACAACGGCAAGGAACATGAGTTGCTGTTCCCCACCACCAAGGGCGCCAGCCCCACCGGCCGTATCCAGCTGACAGTTGAGCTGCAATCGGGCGAGAACCACCTGTTGCTCTACAACCCGGTGGTTACCCGGGCTGACTCCTCTTACCTGCAATACGCCCGCATGGGTCGAGAACTGCAAGAGGCCACCAAGGAATGGGCTGTCATCACCGGCGAAGAGGAGCGCCCCATCATCTATTCCATCTGCGAATGGGGCTTTGCTTATCCCTACAAATGGGGAGCCAAGGCAGGCAATATGTGGCGCACCACGCCGGATATCATGCCCAAGTGGCTAAGCATTAAGACGATTTATGAGCACAATGTACGCCTGTATGACCATGCCGGTCCCGGGGCCTGGAATGACCCGGATATGCTGGAAGTAGGCAACGGCAAGCTGACAGAGAACGAGAACAGGGCTCACTTCTCCCTGTGGTGCATGATGGCTGCGCCGCTGATTCTTGGCAATGATGTGCGCAAGTTTGTGGACGGCAACAACGAGCAGGTGCGGGAGAACCCCACCTTAAAAATTGTCACCAACAAAAACCTGATCAACATTGACCAGGACCCGCTGTGCAAGCCCTGCAAGCGCATTCGCCGCCAGGCCGGGCTGGATATTCTGGCCCGCCCGCTGCAAAACGGCGATGTGGCCCTGTGCCTGTTTAACAAGGGCACCTCCCGCCGCACGGTCACCTACGACATTAACGCTCTGGCGGACGATGCGTACCTGAACTTCCGCAAAACGCCGGGCAAGTACGAGGTGCATGAGCTGTGGAGCGACGAGTGGTTCAACGACAACACCATTAACGCCACCGTACCCCACCACGGCGTAAAAGTCTATCGTATTCATAATTCCTAA
- a CDS encoding nucleotidyltransferase family protein, with the protein MCAETAYLIELTAAFLRDEPVTLRPDMDYRKLCGIAKAHNLIAVVYAVCNKAPNTEVIPEDCRLALSEHFFSSVFLYEHQKQGVERVYRVLSDAGIPHVFFKGAILKELYPVPECRLMGDIDLLINPANRQAAKEALMSSGFACTAQNGPVYDYRKGDVLLEVHTALISDDPRCETAFANAMDQAQFEGCCGKLEDNYHFAYLIAHLAHHFRFYGAGIKLILDLAVMLQRCRIDEKAVLTLCEKAGLAQFAKIVLTVCYRWYGVGTPYADDTADCESFLVSYGAFGNADRNKSAVIARRQMEQGEKASPLRSKLRLAFPAYSQMRHIPYIRFLDGHPWLTPYAWCYRLIYNTRHRKDFMVRTARGLDSDDAYAAAKEELEFFKEMGLL; encoded by the coding sequence ATGTGTGCTGAAACTGCCTATTTAATTGAACTGACCGCCGCCTTTTTGCGGGACGAGCCGGTAACCTTGCGCCCGGATATGGATTATCGCAAGCTGTGCGGCATTGCCAAGGCGCATAATCTGATCGCTGTGGTGTACGCAGTGTGCAACAAAGCACCCAATACCGAGGTGATCCCGGAGGACTGTCGACTGGCACTCAGCGAGCACTTCTTTAGCAGCGTGTTCCTGTACGAGCACCAAAAGCAGGGCGTGGAGCGGGTGTACCGCGTTCTCAGCGACGCCGGCATCCCCCATGTATTTTTTAAGGGCGCGATCTTAAAAGAGCTGTACCCGGTGCCGGAGTGCCGCCTAATGGGCGACATTGACCTGCTCATTAACCCGGCGAACCGCCAGGCAGCCAAAGAAGCGCTAATGAGCAGCGGCTTTGCCTGTACCGCCCAAAACGGCCCGGTATACGACTACCGCAAGGGCGATGTGTTGCTGGAGGTGCACACAGCACTGATCAGCGATGATCCCCGGTGTGAGACTGCCTTTGCAAACGCCATGGATCAAGCCCAATTTGAGGGCTGCTGCGGCAAATTGGAGGACAATTACCACTTTGCCTATCTGATCGCCCATTTGGCCCACCACTTTCGCTTTTACGGCGCCGGAATCAAGCTGATCCTGGATCTTGCCGTGATGCTGCAAAGGTGCCGGATCGACGAAAAAGCGGTACTGACCTTGTGCGAAAAAGCCGGTTTAGCACAATTCGCCAAGATTGTGCTCACCGTGTGTTATCGCTGGTACGGCGTGGGTACGCCTTATGCGGATGACACAGCGGACTGTGAATCGTTTTTGGTCAGCTACGGTGCCTTTGGTAACGCGGACCGGAACAAAAGCGCCGTCATTGCCCGCCGCCAAATGGAGCAGGGCGAGAAAGCAAGCCCCCTGCGCAGCAAGCTGCGCCTGGCGTTTCCGGCATACAGCCAAATGCGCCACATACCCTATATTCGATTTTTAGACGGCCACCCCTGGCTGACCCCGTACGCCTGGTGCTACCGTCTGATTTACAACACCCGGCACCGCAAGGACTTTATGGTGCGCACCGCCCGGGGACTGGACAGCGACGATGCCTACGCCGCTGCCAAGGAAGAACTGGAATTCTTTAAGGAGATGGGATTGTTATGA
- a CDS encoding GntR family transcriptional regulator, with product MEFEKLQTASLKELFISSVEDKILSGELPIGAQLPTERELAEMMDVSRGVVNSGIAEMAHKGFLEVRPRVGTFVADYRRVGKSDIFLSIMHYNGGVLPEQEIRSLLEFKILIDCFSVRKLTARAITETEVQKLEDFVDQMAETDDPQRVSELAYAYNQELSFLSGNTFAPLIYNSFKTANVQLGARYVQRYGKASLYHYLQQLLVQLLNGDTARAVALVETHLTDMMTGEHQIYE from the coding sequence ATGGAATTTGAAAAGCTGCAAACCGCCAGTTTGAAGGAATTGTTTATTTCGTCTGTGGAGGACAAGATTTTGTCCGGCGAGCTGCCCATCGGCGCGCAGCTGCCCACGGAGCGGGAGTTGGCGGAGATGATGGATGTAAGCCGGGGTGTAGTGAATAGCGGCATTGCGGAGATGGCGCACAAAGGCTTCTTAGAGGTGCGACCCCGGGTGGGCACCTTTGTGGCAGATTATCGCCGGGTGGGCAAGTCGGATATTTTTCTGTCCATTATGCACTATAACGGTGGTGTTCTTCCGGAGCAGGAAATTCGCTCCCTGCTGGAGTTTAAGATCCTGATTGACTGTTTTTCCGTGCGCAAGCTCACTGCCCGCGCCATTACGGAGACAGAGGTGCAAAAGCTGGAGGATTTTGTGGATCAAATGGCCGAGACGGATGACCCGCAGCGGGTGTCAGAGCTGGCTTATGCGTATAATCAGGAACTGAGCTTCCTTAGCGGCAACACCTTTGCGCCGCTGATCTATAATTCTTTTAAGACCGCCAATGTGCAGTTGGGCGCTCGATATGTGCAGCGTTATGGCAAGGCGTCCCTGTACCATTACCTGCAGCAACTGCTGGTGCAGCTGCTCAACGGCGATACCGCCCGGGCGGTGGCGCTGGTGGAGACGCACTTAACGGATATGATGACCGGCGAGCACCAGATTTACGAATAA
- a CDS encoding NUDIX domain-containing protein, giving the protein MLGKYARVKVVMPIGSTDGTGYRYPLNYGTVYGEKDQTAYIMGIHHPVRNFDGRVIAVLRNKKEKKSIWIVAPKSTRFIVNDILEYLDPERDFPGYRLECLYESSCGAVIFHDIKGEVRYLLIKNKRSAHWGFPKGHIERGETKEQTALREVQEETGLRVKLIEGFSCLSKYRIRDRVEKTVTIFAATTPSTVIHMQKEEIEDYIWLTYDRALSLLRFDNDKSILIAAHDFLDQNNII; this is encoded by the coding sequence TTGCTCGGTAAATACGCCAGAGTCAAGGTCGTTATGCCTATTGGCTCTACGGACGGTACGGGCTATCGGTATCCGCTGAACTACGGCACAGTATATGGTGAAAAGGACCAGACTGCCTACATTATGGGCATCCACCACCCTGTGCGTAACTTTGACGGGCGTGTGATAGCCGTCCTCCGAAACAAAAAAGAAAAGAAATCCATTTGGATTGTGGCGCCCAAGAGCACACGATTCATTGTCAACGACATTTTGGAATATCTGGACCCGGAGCGGGACTTTCCCGGCTACCGGCTGGAATGCCTTTACGAGAGCAGCTGCGGCGCGGTCATCTTCCATGATATTAAGGGGGAGGTGCGCTACCTGCTGATCAAGAACAAGCGCTCCGCCCACTGGGGCTTCCCCAAAGGGCATATCGAAAGGGGCGAGACCAAGGAGCAGACCGCCCTACGGGAGGTACAGGAGGAAACGGGCTTGCGGGTTAAGCTGATTGAGGGTTTCTCCTGCCTGTCCAAGTATCGGATTCGGGATCGGGTTGAAAAGACGGTAACCATCTTTGCCGCCACCACCCCGAGCACGGTGATCCACATGCAAAAGGAAGAAATTGAGGACTACATTTGGCTCACCTATGACCGGGCGCTGTCGCTGCTGCGGTTTGACAATGACAAGAGTATTCTCATTGCCGCCCACGATTTTCTGGACCAAAACAACATTATTTAA
- a CDS encoding carboxypeptidase-like regulatory domain-containing protein, whose translation MKAKKFSRKLLALFLAVLMAMSCFSGAMVASAANASANTKYHDQDLDFNSLGWPILNDEQACTALLDFVDLTLAQANIAPMNIDLSVLGSITIKLGSVDEVLKTVQDLDSFLNSKSALLLLAGDARYVDLSAVNGMSRSATSSTDIVRGIVKLVRNISSDGGPEGANGNIVKKLLRGDLGLGIVSSFLDVYKTIGDLIGMPSGYQSNMVYNIVQQLVLENTGWFTAEEKAQIRNNPSLETSKLDSILLDKLSTQLLSNITAQITYADGTNSRDRYAEYLEKGSAPYIDTTNLHYVTQEDHDKNGEAIGNVYLFRYQDQKLALKPSNTLFDFGFQAFEMVWNTALKDTLGQLNSGVGGYDYNYYMWYTGATTHNTAWDYSNVANNYAAADVQAWAAYECQKAAKNLKPGQTLGEEYKDAASYLAYIKADLEKYNSRDLVKSPTYTWRDIDSTTLFNKLRFSPMSVYYFKQATGPLNCSFAETGMKNIEAFMANDYSSYSSMLAALNDFLVAAVKDFLPSYDASGLTKVNSEDPGNVAQTLVGNMLKVLQFICDQTDANILGAFYHENGEGTALTEANLESAMIPFAISALRNIPDFKKGIHNEDLDACDDAEGVAALALQLYLGYVLPDHDYSSLVQKGADGKYDVTIDNLLLMARDAVGYVMSPYIIMHDKDGNLWNPETATLNDGVSLFDLLNSVVVYYAGTDTFKDGEHGKGIANLLGVCDTNGNCLVKLSNSLWENINVIANKLLPVAGVLQYGDSAKKGALNSEELIYTDVIQGMLNIGVADANGQYGATGFVTRLLTMVSAPPIKSEGIIRTVYNVLADLVNVVFGGRYGTARNVVPAAATNDHPFDDLLQKDTFAGTSSNSSYGVLGTLVYNVYEASGGVGGDSGKTDTILPGAMYTVQAVNSLIGGLITTLADHNMKLASARVADSNLTLSYGGNTTTTTLTVTNNCYGLNRAVKNAEGNFVARGRYNIEITNVVSDNSACTVDFSSKTVVPEKSASFTVTNGGFDEDTVVTYTVTYNIIDTNTNQALYTGLTCKTYQFVTPLKNWSDSVYPGGSQDGRFSNGSSGKTSDGQATVNNTGYFGNPYLNAKPFRVSYPTDIVLASSNLDAVKNYKIRLGYDRTLAGSPDKTLDGVFAYSTGSVKDSFSNKTVTVNNSNMMAAFDKFTGDVLNYEKVDYTTDGGQTWVKGVAASQVPSNGVSRVNHAYTLSELNGGKALAAAVKDSNGYYTAVYLKSGSGDFAYSNLLGKVSGATGIDGLYIQTGSVTLSKDSSSSLDLFKYDGSTDISQVSKKEVKLSFFCDKNPATGSLKVTVADDGNRSQFNSAYDSLNSYIKNYRPSDFKDYDAASGSSATYDAATAALAAGFEARQSPLNLSTAGTLSSAFTKTPVTSEVKTVIGEPATKPVTSLDQLPAALAAYATTDGNYYYADSAMSQPYYTTEALTDADVTGKTSTTVGGQAYTAGMDKTGQVVVKSGSSWYFLNAPAYATAWDTTTYEAAPYAINGAEKEGTFNQAKFVYYNANGVAVSKDFTVKHMVTEKSIVNNGEETRALAMQARDKMRYAVDQCAQMLSVTVAGQIFTDVSSIRDGMTDANFDLPEYQKMVSVAKDAEKMYAADIYLKSDESKTVLATCAWNQIDQTIADLANTNGNDAADYTYAFSTSTSSLLIEEAVRMFSLYMGTVTERGYIGDKVEAEVSHASGSAYSAMTTTWTDSGKVDADGNAIKNAAIATTATSAKYGAVEGGKLVNKGEKVYTDESWTNYVNALAAAVDVATTGNGDYAHKDAATYVPADKDNYTANLSACFTAYKNLIDAENSLEEGTTAPSEGFAVTGKVLALANTSGKVAGDKFTVIGCNVIINGETVATTGQDGTFTIPSLAAGKYTATLSYQYGFDRNITIEVKDGNVNLGSYGMVVCNFKKDAAINGTDYNTYKKSTGKSKGSASYNEACDFNHDGAVNGTDYNIYKAFTGKTLSNAIYG comes from the coding sequence GTGAAAGCTAAAAAGTTTTCCCGCAAGTTGCTTGCGCTCTTTTTGGCGGTCTTGATGGCGATGAGCTGTTTCTCCGGTGCTATGGTCGCTTCCGCGGCTAATGCTTCGGCAAACACGAAGTACCATGACCAGGACTTGGACTTCAACTCACTGGGTTGGCCCATCCTCAATGATGAGCAGGCCTGCACAGCCCTTTTGGACTTTGTGGATCTGACTCTTGCTCAGGCAAACATCGCACCGATGAATATCGACCTGAGCGTCCTTGGTAGCATCACCATCAAACTGGGCAGCGTGGATGAGGTGCTTAAAACTGTTCAAGATCTGGATTCTTTCCTGAACAGCAAGTCCGCACTGCTTCTGCTGGCCGGCGATGCCCGCTATGTAGATTTGAGCGCAGTTAACGGAATGTCCCGCAGCGCAACTTCCTCTACCGATATTGTACGCGGTATTGTGAAGCTGGTTCGGAACATTTCTTCCGACGGGGGTCCTGAAGGCGCCAACGGCAATATCGTAAAGAAATTGCTGCGCGGCGATCTTGGCCTTGGTATCGTAAGCAGCTTCTTGGATGTTTACAAGACCATTGGTGACCTGATTGGTATGCCCAGCGGCTATCAGAGCAATATGGTATATAATATTGTTCAGCAGCTGGTTCTGGAGAATACCGGTTGGTTTACTGCAGAGGAGAAGGCTCAGATCCGGAACAATCCCAGTCTGGAGACCAGCAAGCTGGATTCCATCCTGCTTGATAAGCTCTCCACCCAGTTGCTCAGCAACATTACCGCACAGATTACATACGCCGACGGTACCAATTCTCGAGACAGATACGCAGAGTATCTGGAGAAGGGTTCCGCACCGTATATTGACACGACCAACCTGCATTATGTAACGCAGGAGGATCATGACAAGAACGGCGAGGCCATCGGTAATGTATATCTGTTCCGTTATCAGGATCAGAAGTTGGCGCTGAAGCCCTCAAATACGCTGTTTGACTTTGGCTTCCAAGCCTTTGAGATGGTGTGGAACACCGCTTTGAAGGATACGCTGGGCCAGTTGAATTCCGGTGTGGGCGGTTACGACTACAATTACTATATGTGGTACACCGGTGCCACGACCCACAACACGGCTTGGGACTACAGCAATGTAGCCAACAACTACGCCGCTGCCGATGTGCAGGCTTGGGCCGCTTATGAGTGCCAAAAGGCTGCAAAGAACTTGAAGCCCGGCCAGACCCTTGGCGAAGAGTACAAGGATGCGGCTTCCTATCTGGCTTACATCAAGGCGGATCTGGAGAAGTACAACAGCCGTGACCTGGTGAAGTCTCCTACCTACACCTGGAGAGATATTGACTCCACCACCCTGTTCAACAAACTGCGTTTCAGCCCCATGTCTGTTTACTACTTTAAACAGGCAACCGGCCCCCTGAACTGCAGCTTTGCTGAGACCGGTATGAAGAACATTGAGGCATTCATGGCAAATGATTACAGCAGCTACAGCTCCATGCTGGCAGCGCTGAATGATTTCCTGGTTGCCGCAGTAAAGGACTTCCTGCCGAGCTATGATGCCAGCGGTCTGACGAAGGTAAATTCCGAGGATCCCGGCAATGTAGCGCAGACCCTGGTTGGCAATATGCTGAAGGTGCTGCAGTTCATCTGTGATCAAACGGATGCGAACATTCTCGGCGCTTTCTATCATGAGAACGGCGAGGGCACTGCTCTGACCGAGGCCAATCTGGAGAGCGCGATGATTCCGTTTGCAATTTCTGCACTGCGGAATATCCCCGACTTCAAGAAGGGCATCCACAATGAGGACCTGGACGCTTGCGACGATGCAGAGGGCGTAGCTGCTCTGGCGTTGCAGCTGTATCTGGGTTATGTGCTGCCGGATCACGACTACTCTTCTCTGGTGCAGAAGGGCGCAGACGGTAAGTACGATGTAACCATTGACAATCTGCTGCTGATGGCTCGTGATGCTGTGGGTTATGTAATGAGCCCCTATATTATCATGCACGACAAGGACGGCAACCTGTGGAATCCGGAGACCGCTACTCTGAATGACGGCGTTTCTCTGTTTGATCTGCTGAATTCCGTTGTTGTTTACTATGCCGGCACCGACACCTTTAAGGACGGCGAGCATGGCAAGGGTATTGCCAATCTTCTGGGCGTTTGCGACACCAACGGCAATTGCCTGGTGAAGCTGTCCAACTCCCTGTGGGAGAACATCAATGTGATCGCCAACAAGCTGCTGCCTGTTGCAGGCGTGCTGCAGTATGGCGATTCTGCAAAGAAAGGCGCTTTGAATTCCGAAGAGCTGATCTACACCGATGTGATCCAGGGTATGCTGAATATTGGTGTGGCAGATGCGAACGGCCAGTATGGCGCAACCGGGTTTGTAACCCGTCTGCTGACCATGGTTTCCGCACCGCCCATCAAGAGCGAAGGCATTATCCGCACTGTTTACAATGTATTGGCTGATCTGGTGAACGTTGTATTCGGCGGCCGCTACGGCACAGCCCGTAATGTGGTTCCCGCTGCTGCGACCAACGATCATCCCTTCGACGATCTGCTGCAGAAGGATACCTTTGCCGGTACTTCCAGCAACAGCAGTTACGGCGTACTGGGTACCCTGGTATACAATGTGTATGAAGCCTCCGGCGGTGTAGGCGGCGACAGCGGCAAGACCGATACGATCCTGCCCGGCGCTATGTACACCGTACAGGCTGTGAACAGCCTGATCGGCGGCCTGATCACCACTTTGGCGGATCATAACATGAAGCTGGCTTCCGCTCGTGTGGCAGACAGCAACTTGACCCTCAGCTATGGCGGTAACACCACCACCACAACGCTGACGGTTACCAATAACTGCTACGGTCTGAACCGTGCGGTAAAGAACGCCGAGGGTAACTTCGTTGCTCGTGGCCGTTACAACATTGAGATCACGAATGTGGTTTCCGATAACAGTGCTTGCACCGTAGACTTCTCCAGCAAGACAGTTGTTCCTGAGAAGTCCGCTTCCTTCACTGTTACCAACGGCGGTTTTGATGAAGATACTGTAGTAACTTACACCGTTACTTACAACATTATCGACACCAACACCAACCAGGCCCTCTACACCGGCCTGACCTGCAAGACTTATCAGTTTGTGACTCCGCTGAAGAACTGGTCCGATTCTGTGTATCCGGGCGGTTCTCAGGACGGCAGATTCTCCAATGGTTCTTCCGGTAAGACCTCCGATGGCCAGGCTACCGTGAACAACACCGGTTACTTTGGTAACCCTTACCTGAACGCGAAGCCGTTCCGTGTAAGCTATCCTACCGATATTGTTCTGGCAAGCTCTAACCTGGATGCAGTGAAGAACTACAAGATTCGTCTTGGCTATGACCGTACCCTTGCCGGTTCTCCCGACAAGACTTTGGACGGCGTTTTTGCTTACAGCACCGGTTCTGTTAAGGATTCCTTTAGCAACAAGACCGTAACTGTGAACAATTCCAACATGATGGCTGCGTTTGATAAGTTCACCGGTGATGTGCTGAACTACGAAAAGGTAGACTACACCACCGATGGCGGTCAGACTTGGGTCAAGGGCGTTGCCGCAAGCCAGGTTCCCTCCAACGGCGTATCTCGTGTGAACCACGCTTACACGCTGAGCGAGCTGAACGGCGGCAAAGCGCTGGCTGCAGCTGTTAAGGATAGCAACGGTTATTACACCGCTGTTTATCTGAAGAGCGGTTCCGGCGACTTCGCTTACAGCAACTTGCTGGGCAAGGTTTCCGGTGCAACCGGCATTGACGGTCTGTACATCCAGACCGGTTCCGTGACTCTGTCTAAGGACAGTTCCTCTTCCCTGGATCTGTTCAAGTATGATGGTTCTACGGATATTTCTCAGGTATCCAAGAAAGAAGTGAAGTTGAGCTTCTTCTGCGACAAGAACCCGGCAACCGGTAGCTTGAAAGTAACTGTTGCTGACGATGGTAACCGTAGCCAGTTCAATAGTGCTTACGATTCTTTGAACAGCTACATTAAGAACTACAGACCTTCTGACTTTAAGGATTACGATGCGGCCAGTGGCTCTTCCGCAACCTATGATGCAGCAACCGCTGCTTTGGCTGCCGGCTTTGAGGCCCGCCAGTCTCCGCTGAATCTGTCCACTGCCGGCACGCTGTCCAGTGCGTTCACGAAGACGCCTGTTACCTCTGAGGTGAAGACCGTGATCGGCGAGCCTGCAACCAAGCCTGTAACTTCCTTGGATCAGCTGCCTGCAGCTCTGGCTGCTTATGCAACGACTGACGGCAATTATTACTATGCTGACAGCGCTATGAGCCAGCCTTATTACACCACGGAGGCTCTGACCGATGCTGATGTAACCGGTAAGACTTCCACCACTGTTGGTGGTCAGGCTTACACCGCTGGTATGGATAAGACCGGCCAGGTTGTTGTGAAGAGCGGTTCTTCCTGGTACTTCCTGAACGCCCCGGCTTATGCCACCGCATGGGATACCACCACTTATGAGGCTGCTCCCTATGCGATCAACGGTGCTGAAAAGGAAGGCACCTTCAATCAGGCGAAGTTCGTTTACTACAATGCCAATGGCGTTGCCGTGAGCAAGGACTTCACTGTGAAGCACATGGTTACCGAGAAGTCCATTGTCAACAATGGTGAGGAAACTCGTGCACTTGCCATGCAGGCAAGAGACAAGATGCGCTATGCTGTGGATCAGTGTGCGCAGATGCTGAGCGTTACCGTTGCCGGTCAGATCTTCACGGATGTTTCTTCCATTCGTGACGGTATGACGGACGCCAACTTCGATCTGCCCGAGTACCAGAAGATGGTATCCGTGGCGAAGGATGCTGAAAAGATGTACGCTGCAGATATTTACCTGAAGAGTGACGAGTCCAAGACGGTGCTTGCCACCTGCGCTTGGAACCAGATCGACCAGACCATTGCTGACCTGGCAAACACCAACGGTAATGACGCTGCGGATTATACCTATGCATTCTCCACCAGCACTTCTTCTCTGCTGATTGAAGAGGCTGTTCGTATGTTTAGCCTGTACATGGGCACTGTGACCGAGCGCGGCTATATCGGCGACAAGGTGGAGGCTGAGGTTTCTCACGCCAGCGGCAGCGCTTACAGCGCAATGACCACCACCTGGACAGATTCCGGTAAAGTCGATGCAGACGGCAATGCCATCAAGAATGCTGCAATCGCCACCACCGCGACTTCCGCGAAGTACGGTGCTGTTGAGGGCGGCAAGCTGGTTAACAAGGGCGAGAAGGTTTACACCGACGAGTCCTGGACCAACTATGTGAACGCACTGGCTGCTGCTGTAGATGTTGCGACCACCGGTAACGGCGACTACGCCCATAAGGACGCTGCCACCTATGTTCCGGCTGATAAGGACAACTACACCGCCAACCTGTCTGCTTGCTTCACCGCTTACAAGAACCTGATTGATGCAGAGAACTCTCTTGAAGAGGGCACAACTGCTCCTTCTGAGGGCTTTGCTGTAACCGGTAAGGTGCTTGCTCTGGCGAACACCAGCGGTAAGGTTGCTGGTGACAAGTTTACAGTCATTGGTTGTAATGTGATCATCAACGGCGAGACTGTGGCTACCACCGGTCAGGATGGTACCTTTACCATTCCGTCTTTGGCTGCCGGTAAGTACACGGCAACGCTCAGCTACCAGTATGGCTTTGACCGTAACATCACCATTGAGGTGAAAGACGGCAATGTGAATCTGGGCAGCTACGGTATGGTTGTATGCAACTTCAAGAAAGATGCAGCAATCAACGGTACTGACTACAACACATACAAGAAGTCAACAGGTAAATCTAAGGGTAGTGCTTCCTATAACGAAGCATGCGACTTTAACCATGATGGCGCTGTAAATGGTACAGACTACAATATCTATAAGGCATTTACAGGTAAGACACTGAGCAACGCAATCTACGGCTAA